In one Bryobacteraceae bacterium genomic region, the following are encoded:
- a CDS encoding O-acetylhomoserine aminocarboxypropyltransferase/cysteine synthase family protein encodes MSEDRKFGFNTRTLHEGYSPDPTTHARAVPIYQTTSFTFDDSGHAARLFGLQEFGNIYTRIMNPTTDVLEKRVASLESGVAALAMSSGQSAQFITINSLLEAGDEIVAASTLYGGTYTQFDVSFRRLGYNTTFVEPDDPENFRKAITRKTKCIYGETISNPRGNVLDIEAVAKIAHEHNIPLVIDNTFATPYLCRPIEHGADIVVHSLTKFMGGHGTSIGGIIVDSGKFDWSKGDFPLLTKPSPAYHGLVFWEALGPIAFIIRARVEGLRDLGPCMSPFNAFQFLQGIETLGMRMDRHVANALAVAQHLESHASVEWVKYPSLPSSPYHAMAKKYLPKGAGAVFSFGIKGGFEAGRKFVDALQLFSHLANVGDARSLVIHPSSTTHQQLSADQQAAAGVTADMVRLSIGLEDIEDLLWDLDQALAASQK; translated from the coding sequence ATGTCTGAAGATCGCAAGTTCGGTTTCAACACCCGCACCCTCCACGAAGGCTACTCGCCCGACCCCACCACGCACGCCCGCGCCGTGCCCATCTACCAAACGACCTCGTTCACTTTCGACGACTCCGGCCACGCCGCGCGCCTGTTCGGCCTCCAGGAGTTCGGCAACATCTACACCCGGATCATGAACCCCACCACCGACGTGCTCGAAAAGCGCGTCGCGTCGCTCGAATCCGGCGTTGCCGCCCTCGCCATGTCGAGCGGCCAGTCCGCGCAATTCATCACGATCAACTCGCTGCTCGAAGCCGGTGACGAGATCGTCGCCGCCAGTACCCTATACGGCGGCACCTACACCCAGTTCGACGTCAGCTTCCGCCGCCTCGGCTACAACACCACCTTCGTCGAGCCGGACGACCCCGAGAACTTCCGCAAGGCCATCACCAGGAAGACCAAGTGCATCTACGGCGAGACCATTTCGAATCCGCGCGGCAACGTCCTCGATATCGAAGCCGTAGCCAAGATCGCCCACGAGCACAACATCCCGCTCGTGATCGACAACACCTTCGCGACGCCGTATCTTTGCCGCCCCATCGAACACGGCGCCGATATCGTCGTCCACTCGCTCACCAAGTTCATGGGCGGCCACGGGACTTCCATCGGCGGCATCATCGTCGATAGCGGCAAGTTCGATTGGTCCAAAGGCGACTTCCCGCTCCTCACCAAGCCCTCGCCCGCCTATCACGGACTCGTCTTCTGGGAAGCCCTCGGCCCCATCGCCTTCATCATCCGCGCCCGCGTCGAAGGCCTCCGCGACCTTGGCCCCTGCATGAGCCCATTCAATGCGTTCCAATTCCTCCAGGGCATCGAAACCCTCGGCATGCGCATGGACCGTCACGTCGCGAATGCCCTCGCCGTCGCGCAGCACCTCGAATCGCACGCCAGCGTCGAGTGGGTGAAATACCCGTCCCTGCCCTCGAGCCCCTATCACGCGATGGCTAAGAAGTACCTGCCCAAGGGTGCGGGTGCGGTGTTCAGCTTCGGTATCAAAGGCGGTTTCGAAGCCGGCAGGAAATTCGTCGACGCGCTGCAGTTGTTTTCGCACCTGGCTAATGTCGGCGACGCCCGCAGCCTCGTCATCCACCCTTCATCGACCACGCACCAGCAGCTCTCCGCCGATCAGCAGGCGGCAGCCGGCGTCACTGCCGACATGGTGCGCCTGTCCATCGGTCTCGAGGATATCGAGGACCTGTTGTGGGATCTCGACCAGGCCCTCGCCGCCAGCCAGAAGTAG
- a CDS encoding IPT/TIG domain-containing protein, whose amino-acid sequence MHTDPSRESAPVERRSKQLSNLTNGIAHANIQSQIITVEFWKKGSLDRMITRFLPTCAALAFSAATALGAGSSIGPQVVSMGPAAGNTGLETFTLLVSDDSGTNGAQNLDVINLLINDALDGRNACYLAYAVATQTLYLVNDAGDAIQQPGSPLPGSGGGLANSKCTVDAAASAAGPVGADQYKLVLKISFTAQFAGNRIVYAAARNSAGGNSGWQLMGVHSFPPLSAAQPSAVSVDPVRSVSFAQPLTFTFSNTIQGQTWANLSVVNALINDSVNGQQACYVAYTIATGTLVLVNDAGDAGGPFAGSITIPGTGSVSNNQCIIQASGSSVAASGGQLVLQLNITFKTAFAGNRGIWLAARNQSGGNSGWQPLGSWGGPVSGGGPPSTSNQCQPSVQGVSSIEFYPQAGPSSRMNIWSLTSLPYCVALYYDPYVESYFYGHGGGLFELLASGWDIGIADAFVEANNLQIPNTGYDYELRSDHYVRAWHVVRQVTLPGGGLSNVFADFFGFSQSLVGNNSGGGSSSTQNQYLPPVNTYLEVEARYYYQGTTAVTMPTSDQTPVIDSISPDEGDPGTTVTVLISGSGFGVSPQVAFSGSGVHATVLSSGQTWIWVSVTIDAGATLGGRTVTVTSLGLSGNGFRPGPGKAAVSNAKTFKVRGTPCLVTIDNNGEKYTLGNAGNPRSARIPLRAATGCIGSVTWELTFTYQTTAGKGASRMGPYTVSDSLRNPFDFTAFQYDTPPGAGGRVDVTAIVSAQGQVSQQAATFYVDGAQIGEFEIGQRLEMLYLSYDPNRATPRLMAGLSWAESQRWQFGDKSKEFGLFGIQGLWPNESYDGGSHIGLMMVPTRMDRAFDWFTNTDNGVSLFVTDKRPRALSYEAEKTEYFSDRGIQLRSLNPSEREDNTLCYYGEAALGIRELGPYWIPIANGSGWQKNKNHSKCTSYVDKVRGHLQ is encoded by the coding sequence GTGCATACCGATCCGTCACGCGAAAGCGCGCCCGTGGAAAGACGCAGTAAACAATTAAGCAATTTGACGAACGGTATTGCGCATGCTAATATCCAATCGCAGATTATTACTGTAGAGTTTTGGAAAAAAGGATCGTTGGATCGGATGATCACAAGATTTCTGCCGACGTGCGCCGCCTTGGCCTTTAGCGCCGCGACAGCTTTGGGGGCCGGCTCGTCGATCGGGCCGCAGGTGGTTTCCATGGGGCCGGCCGCCGGAAATACCGGACTCGAGACGTTCACTCTCTTGGTCTCGGACGATTCGGGAACGAATGGTGCGCAGAACCTGGACGTCATCAACCTCCTCATTAACGATGCGCTTGACGGTAGAAATGCCTGCTATCTGGCTTATGCCGTCGCGACACAGACCCTCTATCTGGTGAATGATGCGGGCGACGCGATTCAGCAACCGGGCAGCCCCCTCCCCGGAAGCGGGGGGGGGCTCGCAAACTCCAAGTGCACCGTTGACGCGGCAGCCTCCGCCGCTGGGCCTGTCGGAGCGGATCAGTACAAGCTCGTCCTGAAAATCTCGTTTACAGCCCAGTTCGCTGGCAACAGGATCGTCTATGCCGCCGCAAGAAACTCGGCGGGCGGTAATTCGGGTTGGCAACTCATGGGGGTCCACTCCTTCCCCCCGCTCAGCGCGGCGCAGCCCAGTGCCGTCTCCGTGGACCCAGTGCGTTCAGTTTCGTTTGCCCAACCGCTTACTTTTACGTTTTCGAACACTATCCAGGGGCAGACTTGGGCGAATCTGAGCGTTGTCAATGCGCTGATAAACGACTCAGTGAACGGCCAGCAGGCCTGCTACGTCGCGTACACGATCGCCACTGGCACATTGGTGTTGGTAAACGACGCAGGTGACGCGGGCGGACCCTTTGCCGGCTCAATTACCATTCCGGGAACAGGTTCGGTCTCAAACAACCAATGTATTATCCAGGCGAGCGGTTCCTCCGTAGCCGCGAGCGGCGGGCAGTTAGTGCTCCAATTGAATATCACCTTCAAGACCGCCTTTGCAGGGAATCGTGGCATCTGGCTCGCCGCCCGGAACCAAAGCGGTGGAAACTCTGGCTGGCAACCACTGGGATCCTGGGGTGGACCTGTGTCCGGCGGCGGGCCACCGAGCACGAGCAATCAGTGCCAGCCGTCGGTGCAGGGAGTTTCCAGCATCGAGTTTTACCCCCAGGCCGGGCCTTCCAGCCGCATGAATATCTGGTCCCTCACAAGCTTGCCCTACTGCGTTGCCCTATATTATGACCCGTATGTTGAGTCATACTTCTACGGTCACGGTGGAGGGCTATTTGAACTTCTCGCGAGCGGCTGGGACATCGGCATTGCTGATGCGTTCGTAGAGGCCAACAATCTACAGATCCCGAACACCGGATACGATTACGAACTGCGATCCGATCATTATGTCAGAGCCTGGCATGTCGTCCGGCAGGTGACGCTCCCCGGCGGAGGACTATCCAACGTCTTTGCGGATTTCTTCGGCTTCAGTCAGAGCCTGGTCGGCAATAACTCGGGAGGAGGCAGTTCCAGCACCCAGAACCAATATCTTCCGCCAGTCAATACGTATCTCGAAGTGGAAGCTCGGTACTACTATCAAGGAACGACGGCGGTAACGATGCCGACGTCGGATCAAACTCCCGTGATTGACTCGATCTCGCCCGACGAAGGCGATCCCGGGACTACAGTGACTGTACTAATTTCAGGGAGCGGCTTTGGCGTCAGCCCGCAGGTGGCGTTTTCGGGTAGCGGAGTCCATGCAACTGTTCTCTCTTCCGGCCAAACATGGATCTGGGTATCGGTCACAATTGACGCCGGCGCCACGCTAGGCGGCAGGACCGTCACGGTGACATCGCTCGGCCTCAGCGGTAATGGATTCAGACCGGGACCCGGTAAGGCAGCCGTCAGCAACGCAAAGACATTCAAGGTGCGTGGAACGCCATGCCTCGTAACGATCGACAACAACGGAGAAAAATACACACTGGGCAATGCCGGCAACCCCCGCTCGGCGAGGATTCCACTCCGGGCTGCGACAGGATGTATCGGGTCCGTCACGTGGGAACTCACCTTCACGTACCAAACGACGGCCGGCAAGGGCGCTTCGAGGATGGGCCCGTACACGGTAAGCGATTCGCTCCGCAACCCTTTCGATTTCACCGCGTTTCAATATGACACCCCGCCCGGCGCCGGCGGCCGAGTGGATGTTACTGCAATCGTCTCGGCCCAAGGACAAGTCAGCCAACAAGCCGCGACGTTCTATGTAGATGGCGCCCAAATTGGGGAATTCGAGATCGGCCAGCGCCTTGAGATGCTCTACTTATCGTATGACCCCAACCGGGCCACACCTCGGCTCATGGCCGGCTTGTCGTGGGCGGAGTCCCAGAGGTGGCAGTTTGGCGATAAGAGCAAGGAATTCGGACTATTTGGCATTCAGGGTCTCTGGCCAAATGAAAGCTACGACGGCGGGTCTCACATCGGCCTGATGATGGTGCCGACTCGAATGGATCGAGCTTTCGACTGGTTCACGAACACTGACAATGGCGTTTCGCTCTTCGTGACAGACAAGCGCCCAAGAGCCCTGTCCTACGAAGCTGAGAAAACAGAGTATTTCTCAGATAGGGGCATACAGTTGCGTTCATTGAACCCATCGGAAAGAGAAGACAACACCCTCTGCTATTACGGCGAGGCTGCCCTGGGGATCCGCGAGCTCGGGCCTTACTGGATACCTATTGCCAACGGAAGTGGTTGGCAGAAGAACAAGAATCATTCGAAGTGCACATCGTATGTAGACAAAGTTCGAGGCCACCTACAATGA
- a CDS encoding DUF1549 domain-containing protein, with protein sequence MYRFALFAIVAVTLVADEKTAPQKEESLSPEKFAETHAPLLAPKKRPTPPPFTDNIAPGTPIPANRNYIDTHIFAKLQRDRIAPAPLSSDGEFLRRVSLDLTGRIPTAQQVRDFIADTNPAKRDKLIDQLLASEAFVDKWAYFFMDLFRANGKMGRGQHLFHYWMKENLRVDRPYDDVARDIIAASAKSNHIVAASSVIAREHVQGKPQPDDGVDLGMVQQTDTHDELAVLYAKTFLGVNLSCISCHDGRGHLEKVNVYLTGKTRKQFFQFASFLGNSRYLMYWEHGKPQSGEFLIDDGAAGYDTKGASMIRVPRYGGPNDPAFVFTGEKPNPDLEPRAEMGRMITADPQFARATANMFWWRLMGLGIVEPYDEFDLARQNPKSLPAGWDAQPSHPELLDELAADFREHNHSIKHLLRTIARSNAYQLSARYDGEWNDTYTPYFARKIVRLLGAEELHDAIATATGRPGSFKLGDRQMSMAQQMSGPSGNADLKYFMQTFGQSNRNNPPKFQNGSAMQPLLLMQSPVVTDRVVAKKDSRVQRLLDSYSENGRVVDEMFLGTLSRTPSASEKQIALAALDSNRTEGAQNLQWALINLPEFFFSY encoded by the coding sequence ATGTACCGGTTCGCTCTGTTCGCGATCGTCGCGGTCACCCTGGTGGCCGACGAAAAAACGGCTCCACAGAAAGAGGAATCTCTCTCTCCGGAGAAGTTCGCAGAAACGCACGCGCCCCTCCTCGCGCCGAAGAAACGTCCCACCCCGCCCCCCTTCACCGACAACATCGCGCCCGGAACGCCCATTCCCGCCAACCGCAACTACATCGATACCCACATCTTCGCTAAGCTCCAGCGCGACCGCATTGCGCCCGCTCCACTCTCCTCCGACGGCGAGTTCCTCCGCCGCGTCTCGCTCGACCTCACCGGCCGCATCCCCACCGCCCAGCAGGTCCGCGACTTCATCGCCGACACGAACCCCGCCAAGCGCGACAAACTGATCGACCAACTCCTCGCGAGCGAAGCCTTCGTCGACAAGTGGGCCTACTTCTTCATGGACCTCTTCCGCGCCAACGGAAAGATGGGCCGTGGCCAGCATCTCTTTCACTATTGGATGAAGGAGAACCTCCGCGTCGATCGCCCCTACGACGACGTGGCCCGCGACATCATCGCCGCCTCCGCCAAGTCCAACCACATCGTCGCCGCATCGAGCGTCATTGCCCGCGAACACGTACAAGGCAAGCCCCAGCCTGACGACGGCGTGGACCTCGGCATGGTCCAGCAGACCGACACGCACGACGAGCTTGCCGTCCTCTACGCCAAAACTTTCCTCGGCGTGAACCTCTCCTGCATCTCCTGCCACGACGGCCGCGGCCATCTCGAAAAGGTCAACGTCTACCTCACCGGAAAAACGCGCAAACAATTCTTCCAGTTCGCGTCGTTCCTCGGAAACTCCCGCTACCTGATGTACTGGGAGCACGGCAAGCCGCAATCGGGCGAGTTCCTGATCGACGACGGCGCCGCCGGCTACGACACCAAGGGCGCCAGCATGATCCGCGTCCCGCGCTACGGCGGCCCGAACGATCCCGCCTTCGTGTTCACCGGAGAAAAGCCCAACCCGGATCTCGAGCCACGGGCGGAGATGGGCCGCATGATCACCGCCGATCCCCAGTTCGCACGCGCCACCGCGAATATGTTCTGGTGGCGGCTGATGGGCCTCGGCATCGTCGAGCCCTACGACGAGTTTGACCTCGCCCGCCAGAACCCCAAGTCCCTTCCGGCCGGCTGGGACGCACAGCCCTCGCACCCCGAACTCCTTGACGAACTCGCCGCCGATTTCCGGGAGCACAATCACTCCATCAAGCACCTCCTCCGCACCATCGCCCGCTCCAACGCCTACCAGCTTTCGGCACGATACGACGGCGAATGGAACGATACGTACACGCCCTACTTCGCCCGCAAGATCGTCCGGCTGCTCGGCGCCGAAGAGTTGCACGACGCCATCGCCACCGCCACCGGCCGCCCCGGCAGCTTCAAGCTTGGCGACCGGCAGATGTCCATGGCACAGCAGATGAGCGGCCCTTCCGGCAACGCGGACCTGAAGTACTTCATGCAGACCTTCGGCCAGTCCAACCGCAACAACCCGCCCAAATTCCAGAACGGTTCCGCCATGCAGCCCCTGCTGCTGATGCAATCGCCCGTCGTGACCGATCGCGTCGTCGCAAAGAAGGATAGCCGCGTGCAGCGTCTGCTCGATTCCTACTCCGAAAACGGCCGCGTCGTCGACGAGATGTTCCTTGGCACGCTCTCGCGGACCCCATCGGCCAGCGAAAAACAAATCGCCCTCGCCGCCCTCGACTCGAACCGCACCGAAGGCGCGCAAAACCTCCAATGGGCCCTCATCAACCTGCCCGAGTTCTTCTTCAGTTACTGA